One part of the Halobacteria archaeon AArc-dxtr1 genome encodes these proteins:
- a CDS encoding GMP synthase subunit A — translation MTRIVVVDNHGQFTHLEQRALRDLGVEAALVDNDTPPDEVDADGVVLSGGPDMDRIGRSPEYLDADVPVLGICLGMQLIATELGGRVGGGEYGGYADVTVEVTDEADPLIGSLHPETRVWASHADEVKEVPEGFERTARSDVCGVEAMSDPDRNLYGVQWHPEVAHTEEGEAVFENFLEICESA, via the coding sequence ATGACTCGGATCGTCGTGGTTGACAACCACGGTCAGTTCACACACTTAGAACAGCGAGCGCTGCGAGACCTCGGCGTTGAGGCGGCACTCGTCGACAACGACACACCACCGGACGAGGTCGATGCCGACGGCGTCGTCCTCTCGGGTGGTCCCGACATGGACCGGATCGGTCGGTCGCCGGAGTATCTCGATGCAGACGTTCCTGTCCTCGGTATCTGTCTGGGCATGCAGCTCATCGCCACGGAACTCGGCGGCCGAGTTGGCGGCGGTGAGTACGGTGGCTACGCCGACGTCACCGTCGAGGTCACGGACGAAGCGGATCCGCTCATCGGTTCGCTCCACCCCGAGACTCGCGTCTGGGCGAGCCACGCCGACGAGGTCAAGGAAGTCCCCGAGGGCTTCGAGCGGACGGCGAGAAGCGACGTCTGTGGTGTCGAGGCGATGAGTGACCCCGATCGCAACCTCTACGGTGTCCAGTGGCACCCCGAGGTCGCCCACACCGAGGAGGGCGAGGCAGTCTTCGAGAACTTCCTCGAGATCTGCGAGTCTGCATAA
- a CDS encoding NmrA/HSCARG family protein translates to MTSVLVTGATGNQGGAVVEHLLASDAAFDVHGLTRDADGDVAQELADRGVTMVEGDLNDPDSLRPHLGDVDAVFLVTNFWTEGYETQVEQGKNVADVAAEEGIDHLVFSGVGSHHRETGVPHFDSAWEIEQHIQELDLPTTVLQPVFFFQNFEAFAEDAVEDGTIALPLAEGVSLQMIDVTDVGHAAAVAFESPDEFVDERIELAGDELTLAETAEALSAVTGVDVEPYHVPIEDAYDSFGEEFTVMCEWFNEVGYDADLDALEDRFGFEFTAIEEYLRDNGWEDKEEMAAVPGWVKAL, encoded by the coding sequence ATGACCAGCGTCCTCGTCACCGGCGCGACCGGCAACCAGGGCGGTGCGGTCGTCGAGCACCTCCTCGCGAGCGACGCCGCGTTCGACGTGCACGGTCTGACCCGCGACGCCGACGGTGACGTAGCCCAAGAGCTCGCAGACCGCGGCGTCACGATGGTCGAGGGCGACCTGAACGATCCCGACTCACTGCGCCCCCATCTCGGGGACGTCGACGCCGTCTTTCTGGTGACGAACTTCTGGACGGAGGGGTACGAAACCCAGGTCGAACAGGGCAAAAATGTCGCCGACGTCGCCGCCGAAGAGGGCATCGACCACCTCGTCTTCAGCGGTGTCGGCAGCCACCACCGCGAGACCGGTGTCCCTCATTTCGACTCGGCCTGGGAGATCGAACAACACATTCAGGAGCTCGACCTCCCGACAACCGTCCTCCAGCCGGTGTTTTTCTTCCAGAATTTCGAGGCGTTCGCCGAGGACGCCGTCGAGGACGGAACGATCGCGCTTCCACTGGCCGAAGGCGTCTCCTTACAGATGATCGACGTGACTGATGTCGGGCACGCGGCCGCAGTCGCGTTCGAGTCCCCCGACGAGTTCGTCGACGAACGGATCGAACTCGCCGGCGACGAACTGACACTCGCCGAAACCGCCGAGGCGCTCTCGGCTGTCACGGGCGTCGACGTCGAACCGTATCACGTTCCGATCGAGGACGCCTACGACTCCTTCGGCGAGGAGTTTACCGTCATGTGCGAGTGGTTCAACGAGGTCGGCTACGACGCCGATCTCGACGCACTCGAGGACCGCTTTGGCTTCGAGTTCACGGCTATAGAGGAGTACCTGCGCGACAACGGCTGGGAGGACAAGGAGGAAATGGCCGCCGTTCCCGGCTGGGTCAAAGCCCTCTAA
- a CDS encoding DUF3194 domain-containing protein, producing the protein MTDQGSNAAADGGPDPGGADAATDEAEPAPETVVQTAAEAAEGIIFSAYKQSAVRDYDVTVSFEDGVLEVDVYLNAPDDEHDPDRVADDAAQTARDAVDELFDA; encoded by the coding sequence ATGACAGACCAGGGATCGAACGCGGCCGCCGACGGCGGACCCGATCCGGGTGGTGCCGACGCAGCCACAGACGAGGCGGAGCCAGCACCCGAGACCGTCGTCCAAACGGCGGCCGAGGCCGCCGAGGGGATCATCTTCTCGGCGTACAAGCAGTCTGCAGTCCGCGATTACGACGTGACTGTCAGCTTCGAAGACGGCGTTCTCGAGGTCGACGTCTACCTCAACGCGCCCGACGACGAGCACGATCCAGACCGGGTCGCAGACGACGCGGCACAGACAGCACGCGACGCGGTCGACGAACTCTTCGACGCGTAA
- a CDS encoding prefoldin subunit beta — protein MQGNLPPEAQEKIENLQDLQETAQTVAAQKQETESSLTDAENALEELDEIDAETTMYRQVGELLVETEYDAAEDDLSEKVDSLEVRLETLEKQEERVQEQFESLQEELQELLGGAGGMGGGPAGPGGPGGA, from the coding sequence ATGCAAGGCAACCTGCCGCCGGAAGCACAGGAGAAAATCGAGAATCTGCAGGATCTCCAGGAGACCGCCCAGACGGTCGCCGCCCAGAAACAGGAGACCGAGTCCTCGCTGACCGACGCCGAGAACGCCCTCGAGGAACTCGACGAGATCGACGCAGAGACGACCATGTACCGCCAGGTTGGCGAGTTGCTCGTCGAGACCGAGTACGACGCAGCCGAGGACGATCTCTCGGAGAAAGTCGACTCCCTCGAGGTCCGCCTCGAGACGCTCGAGAAGCAAGAAGAGCGCGTCCAGGAGCAGTTCGAGTCGCTTCAGGAGGAACTCCAGGAGCTACTCGGTGGCGCAGGCGGCATGGGCGGCGGTCCGGCCGGCCCGGGCGGCCCAGGCGGCGCGTAA
- a CDS encoding DUF2243 domain-containing protein, with product MPDRNPTWLGLPRRRRPLVLAGVALGIGLGGFFDGIVFHQILQWHQLLSAHPDPSVANDVHLNMRADGLFHAVAWIATAVGIALLHRAWKRPRVRPDGRTLFGSWLMGWGLFNVLEGLVNHHLLGLHHVWPDGPGPTLLWDVAFLIWGLLFLLGGYAIVRTSTVDDAVSQ from the coding sequence ATGCCAGATCGGAACCCGACGTGGCTGGGACTCCCACGTCGTCGCAGACCGCTCGTCCTGGCTGGCGTCGCGCTGGGAATCGGCCTGGGCGGCTTCTTCGACGGGATCGTCTTCCACCAGATCCTGCAGTGGCACCAGCTGCTCTCAGCCCACCCGGATCCGAGCGTTGCAAACGACGTCCACCTGAACATGCGTGCGGATGGGCTCTTTCACGCCGTCGCCTGGATCGCGACTGCGGTCGGAATCGCACTGTTACACCGCGCCTGGAAGCGCCCGCGCGTTCGGCCGGACGGACGAACCTTGTTTGGCTCCTGGCTGATGGGGTGGGGACTGTTCAACGTCCTCGAGGGGCTCGTCAACCACCATCTGCTCGGGCTTCACCACGTCTGGCCAGACGGTCCGGGTCCGACGCTCCTCTGGGACGTGGCCTTCCTAATCTGGGGTCTGCTCTTCTTGCTTGGCGGGTACGCGATTGTCCGAACGTCGACTGTGGACGACGCCGTGTCCCAGTGA
- a CDS encoding KEOPS complex subunit Pcc1 → MSSHEAILTFEYDAPSSAHLVAESVAREVGEIDDERSRTEIDRQGTTLTITIEARDVIALRAALNTWFSLVDVAERTVEIVEPQ, encoded by the coding sequence GTGTCTTCTCACGAGGCGATCCTTACCTTCGAGTACGACGCCCCCTCGAGTGCCCACCTCGTCGCCGAGAGCGTCGCCCGCGAGGTCGGCGAGATCGACGACGAGCGTTCGCGCACCGAGATCGACCGCCAGGGGACGACCCTCACGATCACGATCGAAGCCCGAGACGTCATCGCGCTGCGGGCGGCGCTGAACACCTGGTTTTCGCTGGTCGACGTCGCCGAGCGAACGGTAGAAATCGTCGAACCCCAGTAA
- a CDS encoding DNA-directed RNA polymerase subunit P, which produces MSYKCSRCKRDVQLDEYGGVRCPYCGHRVLLKERSRDVKEVDVE; this is translated from the coding sequence ATGAGCTACAAGTGTTCACGCTGTAAGCGCGACGTCCAACTCGACGAGTACGGCGGCGTCCGCTGTCCGTACTGCGGACACCGGGTGCTGTTAAAAGAGCGCAGCCGCGACGTCAAGGAAGTCGACGTCGAGTAG
- a CDS encoding 50S ribosomal protein L37ae, giving the protein MADTGSGTVGSAGRFGARYGRVSRRRVSEIEHEMRSSTVDGDDVTRVGTGIWKNEETGELFTGGSYRPETPAGKTVRRSIRAALADDE; this is encoded by the coding sequence ATGGCCGATACCGGGAGCGGAACCGTCGGTAGCGCCGGTCGCTTCGGCGCGCGCTACGGACGCGTTTCGCGACGACGAGTGAGCGAGATCGAACACGAAATGCGCAGTTCCACGGTCGACGGCGACGACGTCACCCGCGTCGGAACCGGGATCTGGAAGAACGAGGAGACCGGCGAGCTCTTCACCGGCGGCTCCTACCGCCCCGAGACGCCGGCCGGTAAAACCGTCCGCCGCTCGATTCGCGCAGCGCTTGCCGACGACGAGTAA
- a CDS encoding DUF2103 domain-containing protein, whose product MECRHCASELEKPGDFCLVCRERNTEAIVLEAARDRATITMLADGETVIGETTITTVPETGDEEVVERRNFAELIAEDVRRKRPEEIYAGGDRSVIRDVRELLHYPFYRVDGETPVEAVLERRGERALDVVDLPPAEKIGGSHSTLIGGRRGIRVVQTVAEHPHVKKVIPGPIDAGGTGSQSGLRAKVTRADDGGNVRMLLRDGSSVQENRVVTTAWDRELGERIRDDLNDVLTDEEYQ is encoded by the coding sequence ATGGAGTGTCGCCACTGCGCCTCGGAACTCGAGAAGCCCGGAGACTTCTGTCTGGTCTGCCGGGAACGGAACACGGAGGCGATCGTTCTCGAGGCTGCACGCGATCGGGCGACGATCACGATGCTCGCTGACGGGGAGACGGTTATCGGCGAGACGACGATTACGACCGTCCCCGAGACGGGTGACGAGGAGGTCGTCGAGCGCCGAAACTTCGCAGAGCTGATCGCGGAGGACGTCCGGCGCAAGCGTCCCGAGGAGATCTACGCCGGCGGGGATCGATCGGTGATTCGGGACGTTCGCGAACTACTTCACTACCCATTCTACCGCGTCGACGGCGAGACGCCCGTCGAGGCGGTGCTCGAACGCCGTGGCGAGCGCGCACTCGACGTCGTCGACCTCCCGCCCGCAGAGAAGATCGGCGGCAGTCACTCGACGCTCATCGGCGGCCGGCGCGGGATCCGAGTCGTCCAGACCGTCGCCGAACATCCCCACGTCAAGAAGGTGATCCCGGGCCCGATCGACGCCGGCGGAACTGGCTCGCAGTCGGGACTCCGGGCGAAAGTTACCCGAGCCGACGACGGCGGTAACGTACGGATGCTCCTGCGTGACGGTTCGAGCGTTCAGGAGAATCGGGTCGTTACGACCGCCTGGGACCGGGAACTCGGCGAGCGCATTCGGGACGATTTAAACGACGTACTCACCGACGAGGAGTACCAGTAG
- the truD gene encoding tRNA pseudouridine(13) synthase TruD: MRPAHPTERTVGMHHYVSDVDGTGGRLRADDEHFRVRELERFETQPVDASPDDYPHVVIRATLQGWDTNDFASRLSDAVGMSRERVSWAGTKDKYAITTQLFSIYGLDPESIPEINGVEIEIVGRAGRSLEFGDLAGNAFELVVSDPDRPDRAEQIAAKLAAFSGAKDDGDTVESDDGGKETETAGPITVGVPNFFGQQRFGSRRPITHEVGLAVARDDWEGAVMAYLGRPHEREPEETQEARAFLEEERDWQAALERFPHRLRYERSMLHELADRVGSGRPEPADFRAALERVPSNLQRLFVHAAQSYAFNLMLSERLERGLPFDCPVAGDVVCFADRDAPVGLELPDVSREQRVDERRVRSVTRHCERGRAFVTAPLVGTETELADGEQGEIEREVLDDLGLSQSDFDLPGEFHSTGTRRAILVRTDLELGREPLSLSFSLPKGSYATVLSREFLKVDPVHLG, translated from the coding sequence ATGCGCCCGGCCCACCCCACCGAACGGACCGTCGGCATGCACCACTACGTGAGCGACGTCGACGGCACCGGCGGCCGACTCCGCGCCGACGACGAGCACTTCCGGGTCCGCGAACTCGAGCGGTTTGAGACCCAGCCAGTAGACGCCTCGCCGGACGACTACCCCCACGTTGTCATCCGAGCCACCCTGCAGGGGTGGGATACGAACGACTTCGCGAGCCGCCTTTCGGACGCGGTCGGGATGAGCCGCGAGCGCGTCTCCTGGGCCGGGACGAAAGACAAGTACGCGATCACCACGCAGCTGTTCTCAATCTACGGGCTCGATCCCGAGTCGATTCCGGAGATTAACGGTGTCGAAATCGAGATTGTCGGCCGAGCGGGGCGCTCGCTCGAGTTCGGCGACCTCGCGGGCAACGCCTTCGAACTCGTTGTCAGCGATCCCGACCGGCCGGATCGCGCCGAGCAGATTGCCGCGAAGCTTGCGGCGTTCTCGGGCGCCAAAGACGACGGTGACACTGTCGAATCGGACGACGGCGGGAAAGAGACTGAAACCGCCGGCCCGATCACGGTGGGCGTCCCCAACTTCTTCGGCCAGCAGCGCTTCGGAAGCCGCCGGCCGATCACCCACGAGGTCGGTCTCGCAGTCGCTCGCGACGACTGGGAGGGTGCCGTGATGGCCTACCTCGGTCGGCCCCACGAACGCGAACCCGAGGAGACTCAGGAAGCGCGGGCGTTCCTCGAAGAAGAGCGCGACTGGCAGGCCGCACTCGAGCGATTCCCCCACCGCCTCCGGTACGAACGCTCGATGCTGCACGAACTCGCCGACCGCGTCGGATCGGGCAGGCCGGAGCCCGCCGATTTCCGGGCGGCACTCGAGCGCGTCCCTTCGAATCTGCAGCGGCTGTTCGTCCACGCGGCCCAGTCCTACGCGTTCAATCTGATGCTCAGCGAGCGTCTGGAGCGCGGGCTCCCCTTCGACTGCCCCGTGGCAGGCGACGTCGTCTGCTTTGCGGACCGAGATGCCCCCGTCGGCCTCGAGCTACCGGACGTCTCCCGCGAGCAGCGCGTCGACGAGCGCCGCGTGCGCTCCGTGACCCGCCACTGCGAGCGCGGGCGGGCGTTCGTCACGGCGCCCCTGGTCGGCACGGAGACCGAACTCGCCGACGGTGAGCAAGGCGAGATCGAGCGGGAGGTTCTCGACGACCTCGGGCTCTCCCAGTCGGACTTCGATCTCCCCGGGGAGTTCCACTCGACGGGCACCCGGCGGGCGATCCTCGTCCGGACCGACCTCGAACTCGGTCGGGAGCCGCTCTCACTGTCCTTTTCGCTCCCCAAGGGCTCGTACGCGACGGTACTCTCGCGGGAGTTCCTGAAGGTCGATCCGGTCCACCTGGGCTGA
- a CDS encoding dienelactone hydrolase family protein: MTDDPHQGQPVERAGAALEDAAAAVVLVHGRGAQARGMLSFADDIGRGDVAYLAPQAHRRTWYPQSFLAPTEANQPFLDSALSRLETVLETVADGGIPPERTVLLGFSQGACLSTEFAARNPRRYGGVVALSGGLIGDTLDPDRYDGSLEETPVFFGCSDRDPHIPEERVHDSAKICEGLEGDVETRIYEGMGHTVNQDEMDFVRELVASVAEA; this comes from the coding sequence ATGACCGACGATCCACATCAGGGACAGCCCGTAGAGCGCGCCGGAGCCGCCCTCGAAGACGCCGCCGCGGCGGTCGTCCTCGTCCACGGGCGGGGGGCCCAGGCCCGAGGGATGCTCAGTTTCGCCGACGACATCGGCCGGGGCGACGTCGCGTACCTGGCTCCGCAGGCCCACCGCCGCACCTGGTACCCCCAATCGTTTCTCGCCCCGACCGAGGCGAACCAACCGTTTCTCGACTCGGCGCTCTCTCGTCTCGAAACCGTCCTCGAGACCGTCGCCGACGGCGGGATACCGCCCGAGCGCACGGTGTTGCTGGGCTTCTCGCAAGGCGCCTGCCTCAGCACCGAGTTCGCCGCCCGGAATCCGCGCCGATACGGCGGCGTCGTCGCACTCTCGGGCGGCCTGATCGGCGACACGCTCGATCCGGATCGCTACGACGGCTCGCTCGAGGAAACCCCGGTGTTCTTCGGCTGTAGCGACCGCGATCCGCACATCCCCGAAGAGCGCGTCCACGACAGCGCCAAGATCTGCGAGGGGCTGGAGGGCGACGTCGAGACACGGATCTACGAGGGGATGGGCCACACCGTCAACCAGGACGAGATGGACTTCGTTCGGGAGCTGGTCGCCTCGGTCGCAGAGGCGTGA
- the pth2 gene encoding peptidyl-tRNA hydrolase Pth2, translating into MKQAIVARTDIGMGTGKLAAQASHASLSAYEKAGKRARKRWKGGGQKKVVLKGSSERELYELSEIAEREGLPAAVVRDAGHTQLEPGTVTALAVGPGDEETVDRVTGELSLL; encoded by the coding sequence ATGAAACAGGCCATCGTCGCCCGAACCGACATCGGAATGGGAACCGGGAAGCTCGCTGCACAGGCTTCTCACGCCTCCTTGTCTGCCTACGAGAAGGCAGGCAAGCGGGCCCGAAAGCGCTGGAAGGGCGGCGGCCAGAAGAAGGTCGTGCTGAAGGGATCGAGCGAGCGCGAGCTGTACGAACTCTCGGAGATCGCCGAACGCGAGGGGCTCCCCGCCGCCGTCGTTAGGGATGCGGGACACACCCAACTCGAGCCGGGGACCGTCACCGCGCTAGCGGTCGGTCCCGGCGACGAAGAGACGGTGGACCGGGTGACAGGCGAGCTGTCGCTGCTGTAG
- a CDS encoding DsbA family protein, producing the protein MTPTRRTVLASAAGTAGLALAGCLGDDDTGETGSEITLDGEDILPVPVAGDPDADVTVMVFEDFSCGGCRSYKQNVYPEIRDSYIDPESIRYEHHDFPIPVDDMWSWGIAGAARSVHEQAGDEAFWAFTELIYDHQGQYANEAIRTVVEEINNDGGYGIDDDTVITDVDEGTYRDDLETERDRAHEAGVEGTPTVVVDGQLVESSLGAIESAIEDAL; encoded by the coding sequence ATGACCCCAACACGACGCACGGTGCTTGCCTCGGCGGCCGGGACCGCCGGCCTCGCCCTCGCCGGCTGTCTCGGTGACGACGACACCGGCGAAACTGGTTCCGAGATAACCCTCGACGGGGAGGACATCCTCCCGGTTCCCGTCGCCGGCGACCCCGACGCCGACGTCACGGTGATGGTCTTCGAGGACTTTTCCTGTGGCGGCTGCAGAAGCTACAAACAGAACGTCTATCCGGAAATCCGTGATTCGTACATCGACCCCGAGTCAATCCGGTACGAGCACCACGACTTTCCGATCCCGGTCGACGACATGTGGTCCTGGGGGATCGCGGGTGCGGCGCGCTCGGTCCATGAGCAGGCCGGCGATGAGGCGTTCTGGGCGTTCACAGAGCTGATCTACGACCACCAGGGACAGTACGCCAACGAGGCGATCAGGACGGTCGTCGAAGAGATCAACAACGACGGAGGATACGGCATCGACGACGACACCGTCATCACGGACGTCGACGAAGGGACGTATCGCGACGATCTGGAGACAGAACGCGATCGAGCACACGAGGCCGGCGTCGAGGGGACCCCGACGGTCGTCGTCGACGGCCAACTCGTCGAATCGTCCCTTGGCGCCATCGAGTCGGCGATCGAAGACGCGCTGTAG
- the dcd gene encoding dCTP deaminase, with protein sequence MILSDADILDRLSDGELVVDPLDDPDLQIQPASVDLRLGREFLEFQRTNIPCIHPNSEREVDEYVTETIVDEGDDFILHPGDFVLGTTHERVEIPADLIAHVEGRSSLGRLAVVVHATAGLCDPGYRGQITLELSNLGSAPVALTPGMRISQLTFTELKTPAERPYGSDRGSKYQDQDGPQASRIQSDDEFGGDQLERDQ encoded by the coding sequence ATGATCCTCTCAGATGCCGACATCCTCGACCGGCTCTCGGACGGGGAGCTCGTCGTCGACCCGCTAGACGATCCCGACCTCCAGATCCAGCCGGCAAGTGTCGATCTCCGGCTCGGTCGGGAGTTCCTCGAGTTCCAGCGAACGAACATTCCCTGTATCCATCCGAACTCCGAGCGCGAGGTCGACGAGTACGTCACCGAGACGATCGTCGACGAGGGTGACGACTTCATCCTCCACCCCGGCGACTTCGTCCTGGGGACGACCCACGAGCGCGTCGAAATCCCCGCAGATTTGATCGCTCACGTCGAAGGTCGCTCCTCGCTCGGCCGGCTCGCCGTCGTCGTCCACGCGACCGCGGGTCTGTGCGATCCAGGCTACCGCGGCCAGATCACGCTCGAGCTGTCGAACCTCGGTTCGGCGCCCGTCGCGCTCACGCCCGGCATGCGTATCTCTCAGCTCACATTCACCGAGCTCAAGACGCCCGCTGAGCGACCATATGGAAGCGATCGCGGATCGAAGTACCAGGATCAAGACGGCCCACAGGCCTCCCGAATCCAGAGCGACGACGAGTTCGGCGGCGACCAGCTAGAGCGAGATCAGTAG
- a CDS encoding SRPBCC family protein, with amino-acid sequence MPHQPRVLVSQVIPGSPDDVWKTIREFDSLDEWGPLEECTIEGDHDPDQLGAVRTFQAGDRTVREELVALSDEDRFYQYTIVEGGGGKVDYVSELRLIPITETGETLARQHAHFDVEGVELDEAKAHLEDVFAGALNSLREQYS; translated from the coding sequence ATGCCGCACCAACCCAGAGTGCTCGTGAGCCAGGTCATTCCCGGTTCGCCCGACGACGTGTGGAAGACGATCCGCGAGTTCGACAGCTTAGACGAGTGGGGACCACTCGAGGAGTGTACCATCGAGGGCGACCACGACCCCGACCAGCTCGGCGCAGTCAGAACGTTTCAGGCCGGCGACCGGACCGTCCGCGAGGAACTCGTCGCCCTCTCAGATGAGGACCGATTCTACCAGTACACGATCGTCGAGGGTGGTGGGGGTAAGGTCGACTACGTGAGCGAACTTCGACTGATTCCGATCACCGAAACCGGCGAGACGCTGGCGCGACAGCACGCCCACTTCGACGTCGAGGGCGTCGAACTCGACGAGGCGAAAGCCCACCTCGAGGACGTCTTCGCAGGAGCGCTGAACTCGCTTCGCGAGCAGTACTCGTAA
- a CDS encoding cyclase family protein: MGQIVDLSVTIGEETRSPPSVDKPVELTTHTMDGESYWQSSEVDMLLHTGSHVDFELHTVEEGETAADVSLDRVCGDAFVVDLSDGGENYEITLEDVREHAADIQEGDIVLIRTDWAEQEWGNFPRYYSDSPYCAPEAAEWLVENGAKAVGFDCFSEYPARLADFEPEDFQIHKIILENDAILMQHLTNLSELPVGERFQFYGPSIKVAGGEGSPARFFAVLED; the protein is encoded by the coding sequence GTGGGCCAAATCGTCGACCTCTCGGTGACGATCGGCGAGGAGACGCGCAGTCCACCGTCTGTCGATAAGCCCGTGGAGCTGACCACACACACGATGGACGGCGAGAGCTACTGGCAATCCAGCGAGGTCGACATGCTGCTCCACACCGGCTCGCACGTCGACTTCGAACTCCACACGGTCGAAGAGGGTGAGACGGCCGCCGACGTTTCGCTCGACCGTGTCTGCGGGGACGCCTTCGTCGTCGATCTCTCCGACGGCGGCGAGAACTACGAGATCACACTTGAGGACGTCAGAGAGCACGCTGCGGACATCCAGGAGGGCGACATCGTGCTCATCCGGACCGACTGGGCCGAACAGGAGTGGGGCAACTTCCCCCGGTACTACAGCGACTCGCCGTACTGCGCGCCCGAGGCCGCTGAGTGGCTCGTCGAGAACGGCGCGAAGGCGGTCGGCTTCGACTGCTTTAGCGAGTACCCCGCGCGTCTGGCAGACTTCGAACCCGAGGACTTCCAGATTCACAAGATCATTCTGGAGAACGACGCGATCCTGATGCAACACCTGACGAACCTGTCGGAGCTGCCCGTCGGCGAGCGCTTCCAGTTCTACGGCCCGTCGATCAAGGTCGCAGGTGGCGAGGGATCGCCGGCCCGGTTCTTCGCGGTGCTCGAGGACTGA
- a CDS encoding molybdopterin-dependent oxidoreductase encodes MTKKRGRGIAAVNYPSGMNLGGDPTQALIHSTTTGSFVVTISSTDLGQGLKTAMKQIAADAMGVPAENIIVDTGDTDTGPHCMGTFASRATHRCGNAIIDAAEEATEALMEAAGEELEAAPEDLVTDGEGNIHVKGAPDRSISVMDVAMAAHFDQGRTISGRGIGYKEKSTPDPDTGEMDPDSTEAHACVIADVEVDTETGEVDVLNLNCAYEIGQMVNPALVEGQIVGGAQMGMAHALYETTDPYYPKTDHQPRSFGDYPLPGPGETPEIQFDVLEMPSRTGPFGTKGIGEMSATPPIPAIVNAIYDAIGIRFTKLPVTPERVLRALEGKEDDELGDVQTVEG; translated from the coding sequence ATGACCAAAAAGCGCGGCCGCGGGATCGCCGCGGTTAACTACCCCTCGGGAATGAACCTGGGTGGCGACCCGACCCAGGCGCTGATCCACAGCACGACGACCGGCAGCTTCGTCGTGACGATCTCGAGTACCGACCTCGGACAGGGGCTGAAGACGGCGATGAAACAGATCGCTGCCGACGCGATGGGCGTCCCTGCCGAGAACATCATCGTCGACACCGGCGACACGGACACCGGCCCCCACTGTATGGGCACCTTCGCCAGCCGGGCGACCCACCGCTGTGGGAACGCGATCATCGACGCCGCCGAGGAAGCCACGGAAGCCCTGATGGAGGCCGCAGGCGAGGAGTTAGAGGCGGCGCCAGAGGACCTCGTCACCGACGGTGAGGGCAACATCCACGTCAAGGGTGCCCCCGACCGCTCGATCAGCGTGATGGACGTCGCGATGGCGGCCCACTTCGACCAGGGACGGACGATCTCGGGACGGGGAATCGGCTACAAGGAGAAGAGTACGCCAGATCCCGACACCGGCGAGATGGACCCCGACTCGACGGAGGCCCACGCCTGCGTCATCGCGGACGTTGAGGTCGACACCGAGACCGGTGAGGTCGACGTATTGAACCTGAACTGCGCCTATGAAATCGGCCAGATGGTCAATCCGGCGCTCGTCGAGGGCCAGATCGTCGGCGGCGCCCAGATGGGGATGGCCCACGCCCTCTATGAGACCACCGATCCATATTATCCCAAAACGGATCACCAGCCGCGCAGCTTCGGCGACTATCCGCTTCCGGGTCCCGGGGAAACTCCCGAGATCCAGTTCGACGTCTTAGAGATGCCCTCCCGGACGGGTCCGTTCGGGACCAAGGGAATCGGCGAGATGTCCGCGACGCCGCCAATCCCGGCGATCGTCAACGCGATCTACGACGCGATCGGCATCCGCTTTACCAAGCTCCCGGTCACTCCCGAACGGGTGCTGCGGGCGCTCGAAGGAAAGGAAGACGACGAACTCGGCGACGTACAGACGGTGGAGGGCTGA